From the genome of Anaerobaca lacustris:
TTCGATGCGGCACCTCTTTTCGTCCACGAGGATGAGGGTCTCGCAGGTCACGTTTCTGCCGGAGAACCCTGTGCGAAGAGCCCTGTCGTCGATTCTTGTGAACTGGATCGCAATAGCCTCCAGTAGACCCATGACCCTTTCCATCATGTTTTGCATGGTAAGCCTCCTTGTCTTGAGGAAGTTCTTGTGCTGTCCGTTGGCCGCCGGGCAGCCTGAATTCACCGCCCGGCAACGGTCGTCATCGACAGAATCCTGAGGTCGGCCCGTACTGTCATTCCAGTCAGACCAGCATCAGTGGCGCAGTTCCTTCTGGCTGGGAATTCATGCCCCGTGATAGCCGAGACGGTGCCACCAGCGGTCACCCCTTTCTTCGCATCGTCCTGTTCGCTGTCCCTTTCACTTGTCGTTGACGTCGAGTACTTTCCGTCGCATCAGTGGTCGACCATGCTATGTGATATTTTCGAGTAGGAAGTTGTCGTCCGCAATGAGCAAGGCGCGTCCTAAAGCAATAAATTACAAGAGGTTACGGTAATTACTGTGCGTAGTAATTACTGCCGGTAATTGGGGGTAATCTCCAGGGGAGGCAATTGAACTGTGGTACATTCTATGTCACAATGTGGGTGTTGGTGGCCGGCATCTGCCTTTGCGCACGGGGCGGAGGATGGAGACGCTGCTTAATGGTCCATGGAGGGTTCGCGATGCCGAACGAAGCGCATGCAGGGGATGCGGTGGTTGGCGCCGCCGTGTGCAGCAATCTGTTGGCTTTGATTAAAGAAACAGTGTCGTCAGACGGCAAATTTGTCCCGTTGGTGTGTCTGCTTGAGGCGTTTGTCGCATACGCGCTGGACGGCGAGCCTTGCTGCTTGACCCTGTTGCAGTACAGAGAATACTGCCATCAAGAAGGCCTGGATAGGTCTGCGAGCTACACCGAGAATACTCTACGTAAGAACGCCTCTCATCTGTCCACGTGGCTTCTCGAACCTGCTTGCGCGTACCTCGATTATGCATCGAGAGTCGCCGTATCTTTTGACGGCTCAACTTCCGAGTGTCTGCGAGCACGCCTAAAGTGGGCCCCATTCCGCTCTTTGTTTACTCAGTCTATCAAGAGACGTGATACATCCAAGCCGATCGACAAGGCGTGCCTCAAGCAGGCATACGTTTACCTTTCGTCAGACCAGTCATCCAAGGGGGGGCGGCAACCACAGGTGACCACTGCTGTGGAAGAGCTGCGAAGAGCCGCCGGGAGTTCACAAATAGTCCCGGTGAGGGATGAGAGATCGGTGATGGAGACGGGTAGGCGGCAGAGCAGTTCGAAGTACTCACCAGTGGGGATTGAGCATTGGGAATATACGCGACTGCTCTGCGTATTCGAGCCTTCGCCCGGCATCCGTGATGATGCCCTCGTAGAGATGTTGAAGCGTCGGCATGAGATATTCGCAATGATTGTCAAGCGGTGGTCCGGCCACGTGGATCCATGCACCGACGGGCGAATGCACGCAACCTTCGGATACCCTATAGGTATCGAACAGCATTCATTGGCTGCGCTTCGAGCTGGCATGGAACTCCAGGACAGATTCGGGCTCTTGGGTGCAAAGGAGCGGCAGGGTGCATTTCGTGTGCCCTTCTACATCGGTATATATACGGGCAGGATGTCCATCAACACTCGAGCGGTCGAGACGAATACAGTTATTGTTATGAGCAAGGAAGCAAGAAAGACGTTTGAGGTGATGGAGCAGCTCAATTGCCCTTCTGAGGTGTTTGTTAATGAGCTTGCCTGCAGGAGGACAGCGACACATTTCGATTTTGCATCCGTCCAGAGCGCAACTGAGCTGCCATCGGCCATTCCTATCTATCGAGTAAGGAGCCACAGGTTCGGTGATCGGATGCGGAAACTGCCGGGCAGAAGTGACATAGCATTGATCGGGCGTAGTGCGGAACTCAATACGCTGAAGCGGCTGTGGCCCAAGGTCATGCGTCATGAGTCGATAGTTGTGTGGATTCGCGGGCATATCGGAATAGGCAAATCGCGCCTGATCGAGGAATTTCTCTCGCTTCTCCGGACCGCCAATGATCTACATATTCTGCGGTGCCCATGTTGGCCGTTCCATAGGACTGTTGCCTTTCATCCAATTACTGAAATGATCAGGAACTACCTGCGGTTGGACAGTACGGCACAGCAGGATGTGGTTGAGCAGAGGGTCCGGTGCCTGACGCAGCGGTGGCGCATTGACGATGAACGAGCTGTAGGGACTCTGACTACTGTGCTATGCGATGAATCTTACCGTCTTCAAGGAAGAGATTGGGCAAGTGATGAGGTTCGTGACAAGACCGAGCCCTGGTCCTCGGTGCGCAAAGAGCTGCCTGACATTTTCTACCGAGGTCTATGCTGGCTTCAAGGCGACAAACCAGTCGTAATGGCTATTGAGGATCTCCAGTGGGCGGATGAATCTACGCGTGATCTTCTCTATGACTTGGTGCACCGTTTGTCGGCCAAGGACCAAGAGCGACGTATACTGCTCTTGTGTAGTACGCGAGACCCCCTTCGCGATTGGTCTTATCCCGCTTCAGGAATCGAGGTCTACCTTGATCTCAGACCATTGGGCAGCGATGATGCGCAAGCTCTGGCTTACGCCGCAGCAGAATCCGTTGGCGAAATCATTGGTTCACGGAGACTCAAGAAGATTGTGGATGAGTCCGGCGGTATTCCGCAGGCGATTGTCGAGCAAGCGTGTGGGGATTCCGGCGAAGAGTCCATTTTCAAGAAGATGATGGTGTTGAGTCAATCTGAGAGCGCTTCTGCACGCCATGCGGTTAATGGGGAATTCATTGTGCAGATTGCATCCATCGCAGGTCTGATATTCCGACGAAGGGAACTTCAGAGAGCGGTATCCCGTGCTCTGGGAGGAGGCGATGAAGTGGACGGTTGGTTTAACAAGGAATTCGACCGCCTTCTTGAAAGCCAGGTGTTTCATCCCAAGCCGCCGCGACAGGCGAAGATATACGGGTTCTGGTCGGAGAGCTTCCGGGCGAGCGTCTATTCATCGATGTCTGACCAGGACAAACAAAGGCAACACATTGCCTTTGCGGAGATGATTGAAGACGAGTTCTCGGATATCGGATACAATGCGCCCGAGGAGTTAGCCCGACATTATTCCAAAGCCTGTGACCTTGGCACGAAGCCCGTTAATCCCGCGCACCTTGAGAAAGCAGTTTACTGGTGGCATCGGGCAAGTCATGTCGCAAGTGACAGATTGGCTGTGAAAGAAGCAAGTCTGGCTCTTGCATGTGCCCAATGGTATGCGCGTAAGGCTTACAACAGCGATGGTCATAGGGATAGTGAACTGCATCTTCTGCTTGATCTGATCACCGCGTCTGAGATTAGATATGGGCCAGCAGACAGGAGAGTGCGTCGGCAATGTAAACGAGCCCATGAACTGGCCAAGAACAATAGCGAACGATCACTTGTGTTTCAAGCAAAATGGAGAGGCTGGTTCTTCACCTATGTCAGCGGTGATTTTCGTAGATCTCTGGGGATCGCCACTGACTTATTGAATGGTTTGGCTGACGAGACAGAGACCGCCCTGTGGCTTGAAGCCCATCATGCCCTGTGGGATACACTATTCCACATAGGAGAACTGAACACAGTCCAAAGTCATCACCTAGCAGGGGCGTTCCTGGCCTCTGATCTGTCTGCGGAAGAGCACCGACAAGGCTTTGCCGGACATGCGGCCAATACCTGCAACCTCGTGCGTAGTGCTCTAACATATTGGCTGCGCGGAGATTTCGGGTTATCAAACATTCTCATCGAAAAGGGTATGAAGGTAGCCAGTGCTCTTGAGCACACGCAGAGCCGGGTACACGCCCACTGCTACACGGCGATTCACGCCATTCTGTGTAGGAAGCCCAATCGGATCGTTGAACATGCGAACATTGCGCTGACGGTTGCGGAAGACCGGTCGCTCAGGCCACTGATGGCCTTTGCAGGCATACTCAGGGCGGTCGGGCAAGTGCAGCAGGAGCTGCCTAATACCAGGGAGCTACTGTCACTGCGGGAGCATCTCGCGGAGCGGACTTACTTGGGTATACGACTATTTGAAACACTCTTCCTGGCCTCTCTCGCTGAGGGCTATCTGAAGACGGGTGACTGCGAAAACGGCATGAGAGTAATTGCGGATGCTCTGAAGGTCAGTGAGGATACTGGTGAACTGGTATTTCGGTCAGAACTACATCGTATTCGAGGCGAACTCCTGGCTGATTCCACCAAGAATCGACAGGAAGCCAAGGCCGAGTTCCAGCAGGCGACAGAGTGGGCGGACCATACCGGGGCGAGGCTATTGAAGATCCGAGCTCTGGCGAGTTTTAACATGTTCCTGAGGAGCTATAGGGCCGGCAAGAAAGAACGTCTCGTGGCCGAAGAAAGACTGAGGACGGCCCTCCAGCAGCTCAGTCGTGGCGTGGAGTGCCAGGATCTAATAGAAGCGAGAAAGATCCTTGAGGACAATTAACTGTCGAATTATTCGTGTCGAATGATGCGACTTCTTCACCGATCTGTGATCGCACACGAGATTCTCCGGTTGTCCCCCAGCGTCTGTGACGTGGGTGGACCCTCGGGGCTGCGTGGCAATATGAAAGACAACGATTTGCCGTCCTCATCACCCGTCCGATTGGCACCGGTTGAGCATGAATCACTGTCCCAGCAGGGCCTCTTTCTGCGGGTTGAGAAAGAGGCCCGTCACGTTTGATGGCGGGCACAAGGTGATGAACAATGGTATCGAACACACCCGTAAAGAAGATTACCG
Proteins encoded in this window:
- a CDS encoding ATP-binding protein gives rise to the protein MPNEAHAGDAVVGAAVCSNLLALIKETVSSDGKFVPLVCLLEAFVAYALDGEPCCLTLLQYREYCHQEGLDRSASYTENTLRKNASHLSTWLLEPACAYLDYASRVAVSFDGSTSECLRARLKWAPFRSLFTQSIKRRDTSKPIDKACLKQAYVYLSSDQSSKGGRQPQVTTAVEELRRAAGSSQIVPVRDERSVMETGRRQSSSKYSPVGIEHWEYTRLLCVFEPSPGIRDDALVEMLKRRHEIFAMIVKRWSGHVDPCTDGRMHATFGYPIGIEQHSLAALRAGMELQDRFGLLGAKERQGAFRVPFYIGIYTGRMSINTRAVETNTVIVMSKEARKTFEVMEQLNCPSEVFVNELACRRTATHFDFASVQSATELPSAIPIYRVRSHRFGDRMRKLPGRSDIALIGRSAELNTLKRLWPKVMRHESIVVWIRGHIGIGKSRLIEEFLSLLRTANDLHILRCPCWPFHRTVAFHPITEMIRNYLRLDSTAQQDVVEQRVRCLTQRWRIDDERAVGTLTTVLCDESYRLQGRDWASDEVRDKTEPWSSVRKELPDIFYRGLCWLQGDKPVVMAIEDLQWADESTRDLLYDLVHRLSAKDQERRILLLCSTRDPLRDWSYPASGIEVYLDLRPLGSDDAQALAYAAAESVGEIIGSRRLKKIVDESGGIPQAIVEQACGDSGEESIFKKMMVLSQSESASARHAVNGEFIVQIASIAGLIFRRRELQRAVSRALGGGDEVDGWFNKEFDRLLESQVFHPKPPRQAKIYGFWSESFRASVYSSMSDQDKQRQHIAFAEMIEDEFSDIGYNAPEELARHYSKACDLGTKPVNPAHLEKAVYWWHRASHVASDRLAVKEASLALACAQWYARKAYNSDGHRDSELHLLLDLITASEIRYGPADRRVRRQCKRAHELAKNNSERSLVFQAKWRGWFFTYVSGDFRRSLGIATDLLNGLADETETALWLEAHHALWDTLFHIGELNTVQSHHLAGAFLASDLSAEEHRQGFAGHAANTCNLVRSALTYWLRGDFGLSNILIEKGMKVASALEHTQSRVHAHCYTAIHAILCRKPNRIVEHANIALTVAEDRSLRPLMAFAGILRAVGQVQQELPNTRELLSLREHLAERTYLGIRLFETLFLASLAEGYLKTGDCENGMRVIADALKVSEDTGELVFRSELHRIRGELLADSTKNRQEAKAEFQQATEWADHTGARLLKIRALASFNMFLRSYRAGKKERLVAEERLRTALQQLSRGVECQDLIEARKILEDN